In Nitrospiraceae bacterium, a single genomic region encodes these proteins:
- a CDS encoding DUF4384 domain-containing protein — protein sequence MKTQTQSTIATILISAMLASCSTPQGKGDFSQSIPCQPGSAQLTESPMASFAKQVILNPLANIGGTLLATAAANYSQHYTDNLNTLLTKLVTPKKKKKKESDQYYGDQGFQQGQPINPYTGLPVQIDPYTGLPIQTDPNTGLPLQVDPNTGLPIGNQEGFDPGQFPGDSNSGYGGAPPFNDGTPQYGFDANYPHVQGRGVPGQLPHARFPSTPCDQEANPQAFQAGDSQTQLSGYDPNVPQQEYPQDLNAQGYTQEDPYAQHSYPQDSYTQPGPETGVQTQETETPIGLDVIMVKKAIRNGAPVVLPIQDGDVLRDGRGNAAAGDKFRIMFRPNSDGHVYVIAIDGSGWAQGIFPPPTAPLANPVKAGEQYIIPEGNNWFSLDQFKGIETIFFVVSQDKRQDIEEILQSITGHERPASESPHQVTKVAMVPYGVGRTRPSAKPFGLPEGSGSDHAIIPTSYLAQQAGQDLRLTRWFRHE from the coding sequence ATGAAGACACAGACACAATCCACCATCGCCACGATCCTCATCTCAGCCATGCTGGCTTCATGCTCCACTCCCCAAGGAAAAGGTGACTTTTCGCAGAGCATTCCCTGCCAGCCCGGAAGCGCACAATTGACCGAAAGTCCCATGGCCTCGTTTGCGAAACAGGTCATTCTTAATCCGCTGGCTAATATCGGAGGCACGTTGCTGGCAACCGCTGCCGCCAATTACAGCCAACACTATACAGACAACTTAAATACGCTTCTTACCAAACTCGTCACACCGAAAAAGAAAAAGAAGAAGGAGTCTGATCAATATTACGGTGACCAGGGATTCCAGCAGGGACAACCAATCAATCCCTACACGGGCCTTCCCGTTCAGATTGATCCCTATACGGGCCTTCCTATTCAAACCGACCCGAACACCGGCCTGCCGCTCCAGGTTGATCCCAATACCGGACTCCCCATTGGAAACCAAGAAGGGTTTGATCCCGGACAATTTCCTGGAGATTCCAACTCCGGATACGGCGGGGCACCACCGTTCAATGATGGAACACCACAATACGGATTTGATGCAAACTATCCACATGTCCAAGGGCGTGGAGTACCAGGACAGCTTCCCCACGCAAGATTTCCCTCAACCCCTTGTGACCAGGAGGCGAACCCGCAGGCCTTCCAGGCCGGCGATTCGCAAACCCAACTTTCCGGCTACGATCCCAATGTGCCGCAACAAGAATATCCTCAAGATTTGAATGCGCAGGGCTATACGCAAGAAGATCCTTATGCCCAACATTCATACCCGCAAGACTCCTACACGCAGCCAGGACCGGAGACAGGAGTCCAAACCCAGGAGACAGAAACTCCGATCGGATTGGATGTCATCATGGTGAAGAAAGCAATTCGAAACGGAGCTCCCGTGGTCCTCCCGATTCAAGACGGCGACGTTCTCAGAGACGGACGCGGGAATGCGGCGGCAGGCGACAAATTTCGGATCATGTTCAGGCCCAACAGCGATGGGCATGTCTACGTTATCGCCATTGACGGTTCAGGCTGGGCGCAAGGCATCTTTCCGCCGCCAACAGCTCCCTTGGCCAATCCGGTCAAAGCAGGCGAACAATATATAATTCCCGAAGGCAACAACTGGTTTAGCCTTGATCAATTTAAGGGGATTGAAACCATCTTCTTCGTCGTGTCGCAGGACAAGCGTCAGGACATCGAAGAAATCCTCCAAAGCATCACCGGGCACGAACGTCCGGCATCCGAAAGTCCTCACCAGGTGACCAAAGTAGCCATGGTGCCCTATGGGGTGGGAAGAACCCGGCCGAGCGCCAAACCGTTCGGCCTCCCGGAAGGGTCAGGTTCGGATCACGCCATCATTCCCACAAGTTATCTGGCACAACAGGCCGGGCAGGATCTGCGGCTCACTCGCTGGTTCCGCCACGAATAG
- a CDS encoding DUF4384 domain-containing protein, translating into MTHPLPRRPWLLMGTSLLFSGCMALPFLIPPLVEFGANLLRTAVNNYGNAHEQNMEHLLVALQQPNNPMMSQGIIANPYGQPGGDQQTVYPGQGYQATQGYPAPQGYPSSPGYPQQPYDPYQNQQPQYAGNALPPNNPYPDQEQQGNPYSTNPVYPNQQVSVPGYSSAPQNQYPQQSQQANAYPNTQAMYPNQQNPYPNQAPNSNQLPETPQYQTAQPETAQTGPVPISLDVLLVKKHMVNGVQSYLPIKDGDILLDGRGNPQAGDKFRVMFRANTDCFVYVIAVDGTAWAQGIFPTASSPFANPIKAGQQYILPEGTNWFSLDQFKGIETIFVVASRAPRQDIEHILTTITGRERSPTEKPQAVSEPAIIPNGYSGARPGLSPFAFPAAQNQQQELLPTTYFVKTAGEDLRITRWFRHQ; encoded by the coding sequence ATGACTCACCCCCTCCCACGACGTCCCTGGCTGCTCATGGGTACCAGCCTTCTCTTCAGCGGTTGTATGGCGCTCCCGTTTTTAATTCCCCCACTCGTAGAATTCGGGGCCAACCTCTTGAGAACAGCGGTTAACAACTACGGGAATGCCCATGAACAGAATATGGAACACCTGCTAGTGGCCCTTCAACAACCGAATAATCCAATGATGTCCCAAGGCATCATTGCTAATCCCTATGGACAACCTGGCGGAGATCAACAAACCGTGTATCCCGGTCAGGGTTACCAGGCTACGCAAGGATATCCCGCTCCTCAGGGATATCCATCCTCTCCAGGCTATCCTCAACAACCGTATGACCCTTATCAAAATCAGCAGCCGCAATACGCCGGGAATGCTCTCCCTCCCAATAACCCCTACCCGGACCAAGAGCAACAAGGAAATCCCTATTCCACCAATCCTGTCTACCCCAACCAACAAGTCTCGGTCCCAGGATATTCCTCCGCTCCACAGAATCAATATCCGCAGCAGAGCCAACAGGCCAATGCCTATCCGAACACTCAGGCTATGTATCCCAATCAGCAGAATCCGTACCCGAATCAGGCGCCCAATTCGAATCAACTACCAGAGACTCCCCAATACCAGACCGCTCAGCCGGAAACAGCACAGACCGGACCCGTGCCGATCAGCCTGGATGTGCTGCTGGTCAAAAAACATATGGTCAATGGGGTACAGTCCTACCTGCCCATTAAGGACGGGGACATTCTTCTGGATGGAAGAGGCAATCCGCAGGCCGGTGATAAATTCCGTGTCATGTTCCGCGCCAATACCGATTGCTTCGTCTATGTGATTGCGGTAGACGGAACGGCCTGGGCTCAAGGCATTTTCCCGACAGCCTCCAGCCCGTTTGCCAATCCGATTAAAGCCGGTCAGCAGTATATTCTGCCGGAAGGAACGAATTGGTTCAGCCTGGATCAGTTCAAAGGTATTGAAACCATCTTCGTGGTGGCCTCCCGCGCACCGCGCCAGGATATCGAACACATTCTGACGACTATTACCGGGCGCGAACGAAGTCCGACTGAAAAACCCCAAGCAGTTAGCGAACCCGCTATCATTCCCAATGGGTATTCCGGTGCACGTCCAGGTTTGTCCCCCTTTGCCTTTCCAGCCGCACAGAACCAGCAACAGGAATTACTTCCCACCACCTACTTTGTCAAAACAGCCGGCGAAGACCTCCGTATCACCCGCTGGTTCCGCCATCAGTAA